GTCGTCCAGCGCAACTACCAGCAGCTGTGTCCTTGTCACCGTCTTCATCTTCCGCATCCCTGTCATCCTCCTGAAATGCCAATTGATCATATTCCCGTCCGTACATATCGACCATCTTCTCGACCCCGAACTTCATCAGCCGACCTGCAAGCCCCATTCCCTCCGCATTCGTATGAGGGTGCTCTCACTCATGCGATATCTAACCGCTATAGCCCTGTACGATAATCCTTGCTTTCTATATTCGAGAAGCTTGTCTTTTGTTAGTTCATGGCGCCTAGACGGGCGTTGACGGCGCAATTGGATCCCCCATGAAGCACGATTTTTATAAAATTCCTGCATGTCTAACCCGTATAATTTGGCAATTCTTTTGTTTGTGTAACCATTGTTTAGTAGCTCAATATATGTTTTCTTGTTTAGAGCGTCAGGTATTTTATTTTTAGTTAACCTAGTCCCAAGATTTCTGATTTCAGCCTCAAGACCACATTCAACCTGGCATATCCGATCTCTTGTCCTTTGGCTTTTACCACGAACTAACTCACAGTTTTTGCAATGATCCAAAAGATCGTTAATTCTAATTCTTAAACTACGCTTTTCCAACCTTTTCATGGATTAAATGCTCCTTCCACGTGGTATACTAGTACCGCCAATATTTTTTTCACTTGGATCTATGGGGTGGCAGCCCCTAGGTCCTCCTCTATCCTTATTTTTGGGATGATGTTTCCTCCCAATCGTCTACAGTCATAACCAGCCCTTGTCATACAACGGCGCCATAAGTGACAACGGCTGAGACACGCCATTTGATTGTCCTCTCTAACTACCCAATCAGGTCTTGCGTCAGTAATCACCACCCCTCCGATCACACTCTTTCTCACAACACACGTCACGACAATCACTCCCCTAATTGATTTCTAGCAACTCTACCTCAATTTCGATCCGCGGCTGCTCGCTATAAAACTTGGAGACGCGCAGATCGACGACTTGGCTGTCATCCTTCCAAATGATCTTGTTTAGCGCGTCACTGATCGACTTCACGTAATTGTCGAGGTCTGGTTTGGTTGTTGGACGATATAGCCCATGTTCTGCCAGCCCCATTCGCCGCCTGCTGAATGATTTGAGCATAGGCCGATATATTGCCAACCTCACTTTCAACGGTCCCTCTAACGGCTTTCTTGGGGCGTGTTGAGAAGCAACCAATCCAACATATTGTTTAAAATCCCTTGAATTCTGCGGGTCGTACATTCGGATGCGACCTCTGTGCGTTGTTGCTCTTGCTCGCTCTTGGGCTACCGCTTCCCCTAACACGGTAAATTTAATTTTGTTTTTCGTTTCGATCCCGCTCACCCCCATCCACATCAATCTCTAACTTACGCTCTTTGCCGTTGATCCTGATTCCTGTGACCGCGCTGTCCTTGTCCACAGCCGCTTCAAGTTGCTTGGTTATGCTTTTCAGCGATGCAATCATTGTCCGCACCGTAGGCTTGTCCGAAAACTGAACCCATGCCCTCATGTACTTAGATCCCCTTTCCCCATACCCCGCCGGCCCTTTTCTTAATCCGTCGAAGGTCGTATTGGTCGATGGCAAGAAACAGAACCTCTTGCGGCGCCCTTTTAAACCGATTGGCAATCTCGGCGATGGATAGACCTTGTTTCCAAAGCTGGCGAAACTGCTTTACCATCTGCTTGTCCCACAGGAAATCGTAATGCTCACAGCTAACGTATGGAAACTGATCCCTCACGCCCCAGCAGCCCCTACGCCGAACCTTCGTTCAGCATCAGCAATCATTTGCCGCAACTCTTCCTCAGCCGCCGCCACCTGCTCTTTGATTCGGGGCCCGCAATCAGGGCAGGGCATGAAGAAGACGGAGGAACTAAACGGAATCAGCATGGCGTTCGTGTTGTTGCACAGGCTACACACCGACGAAATGGTGACGCAATCGGTAGTTGAGTTCTCCAACCGTTTCCCCCTCCTCATAAAAAACTTTTACTAAGTTTTTGCCGCTCATTTCCATCAGCCGACTAGCCGTCGCTTCACCCAACATGGTGATAAGTTCAAGCTCATATTCAGACGTCCAAATGATCGGCAATCTATTAAAATATCGATGTTCAATCAACCCGTACATTTCGTCGTGAACCCCTCTTGTGATGTCTGGTACACCGATTTGTGGATTAACTCTTCCCTTGCCGATGTCATCGATGAACAATACTTCGCATTTTTGCAATGTTTCGCGAATCTTCTGGACCTGTAATCCACCGTTGTCGTACTGGCTAAACATTTCTTTGAACCCGTTTACGAAGTTGAAGTAGACAACCTGAACTCCTTGTTTCATGAGTTCATTCGCAACAGCGCAACCAAGATGCGTCTTGCCGATCCCGACTTCTCCAGCAAAGCCAATTGAATTGCCTTCTTCGAGTTTCCTCATGTTTTCAAAATCAAAGGCGTATTTTCTCGCAGTCTTCCAAAGTTCATCTAATCTTTCATCCCCAGCCCAGTTTCGATAGTTTTCAAAGGACTTGGATAAAAACTCGTCTGATAGTTGACTCGATTTCATGAGCCGCTTAATCCGTCTAATTGCTTTACATTCGCAGTCACTCCAATATTCGGCTCCGTTTCGAATTCCATCAAAACGTATCCCCTTATCCTGACATGACTGACATTCAACCTTTTTTTCTTTCTCGTAAGGCTCGGATTTCATCTGCTGCGGTTCGCTGCCTTGGCGATCCCGAAGCAATTGCTCTATTCGGATTTTGATTTCCTCCGCTACGTCCGAAATCTTTTGCATTTGATCTGTTCCCCCCTGTGGTTTTGAAAGCGGCAATGTGAGCCTTGATTTGATCAATGGTCTTTAAGCCATCCCGTTTCCAATTCTCTAAAATGCCATTAACATAATTCCATGTTCTAACATTGTTGAGGATGGCAATCTTCATGGCTTCGACAATGACTTCTTCTGATTCATCAAAGAATTGCCCATCAAGCCAATACCCGATTTCTTCGCTTAGAAAAGAAGATATAGTCCCGAATCCATTTTTCTCCCAAAACACAAAAACGTTAGGTTTGTCCTTTACTACTACTACTAATTCTTTATTGTCTTTAACATTGTCTTTAATACTGTCTTTAGAGACCCCCTCAACCCTTGTTGCATAAGGGTTTTCTGACTGTCGAAGTTCCTGTTTTGGTAACTTTGGAGTTACTGTTTCGGTAACTTTCGAGTTACTGTTTTGGTAACTGGTTACTGAATCGGTAACCTCAAAGTTCCTGTTTTGGTAACCTGAACTTACTGTTTCAGTAACTTCCCTGTTACTGTTTCGGTAACTTTCTTCACCGTTAGTTCCTATTTCAGTAACTTTTGGGTTACTATTTTGGTAACTTTCAGTCGATAAACTTCCTGTTTTGGCAACCTTTTTTCGATCTCTCTCTAACAAATTAATGTGAATTAACTTTGAAAATTCATCTTCATTCCATGTTCTAATCGGCGCTATTTCCCACTTTTCACAATCCATTTCTAAGGCGAAGATCATCCGATCCCGATCCCAACTTAGAACCCTTGCCCCCTCCAATCCTTCCAATTCCTTTCTAATGTGCGTGTTTCTTACCCCACAAATTTCAAAGTTCTTTAACCTCGGTATGTATGCCGAATCGCTTTGACAACCGATAGAAAGTCGGAGAACAAGGTGCAAGATGGACAATTGCCTCTTAGAAAAATCACGTCTGATAATCTCGTCTAATATTTTATTTTCGATGCCAACAAAACTTTTCGATGGAGGTTTTGCCATGCTACACCTCTCCCGTTTATTTCTATATCTGGCTTCGCCGAGGGATCATTCCCTCGGCATAAGTCCCCATTAATCGAAATTAATTTCTCCTTCTTCGCTCGTTTCCTCTGCATCGGAAGCTTCAAAAGGAATATCCAACACATCGACTGGCATCGGATCCTCTGTAATGTCCTTCCTGACTACCTCGTCCTGCGTCGCCGCCTGCTGGATCTCAATGCTGATCGGCAGGTACTTCCACATATGACGCACAACCGTTTTCTTTGCCATTTCCTCATAGTCCGTTACCCACGGACCGCCCTTAGATGCCGCGCTCCTATTTCGACGCTTGTCAATTTCCTCTTTCGGCATAAATTCAAATTGGTACCCACCGTCTTTAAAGTGGGCGACTGCATAAGCTCCAATGAAATCCCCTTGATCACTCATGGCTGGTTTGTGTACGAGATTAGGCTTCAATCCGTACTCATACTCAAATTCATCATTTTTATATACCGCGTGGGCGTAAATGCTTTCTATGTTCCCTGATCTGCGCGCCAGGTCGATCATTCCTTTGTAGCCGATAATGAAAGTCGCTTCCTTGCCGTAGGGAATGATATAGCAATGTCCGATAAGGCCAGGCTCCAGGCCCAGCTGAGCCGATTGCATCACTGCCCCCATAAGAGATGGGATGGTGCATTCCAATAGCTTCGGTGTCGTCCTGATCGTTGTTAGCGCAATCCGCGCGAGTCGATCCGCGTCCATGTGAGCTGGCAGGGCCTTTTCGATTTCAGGCGCCATTCTTTTTAAGTAAGCGGCAATCGTGTTTGCAGGGTTGTTATTCGTTGCCGCATTATTTCCTTGTCGGTTAGCCAATTGGTTTTTCAATTCGTTGCTCGTTGCTTTTGTGCTCATAGCAGCCTCCTATTTAATTAAAAGTCTTCTAGCGAGTGTTGTTTTTCTGTATTTCTCAAATAAATCCTCATGGTCTTTTCGGAAAGATTTTGAATCAAATCGAGTCGTCTCGTAACTTCTCCAAGTAACCTCTCTATCTCCGATAACCCCAGATTCAAAATCACCTAGCATCGATTTCAGTTTGTTTTCATACTCTTTCCTTGTTGTCTCTAAATCCTTCTCGTCTTGCTTTAGCTGTTCGATGGCAGTGATCAAAGCGTTAGCTTCATCAGGAAGCTCCGTTTGACTGCCATCCTCGCTTTTAGGGTAAAGTTCACTTAAAAGTTTGGTGGATGCGTCACTTCCATCGAACGCAGGAGGGGCTTTCTTCAATACATGCTCCTCCCAAAACTCTTTCCCGATATCGAAAAGGTACTGAATTAATTCGTCGTCACGCTCGACATATTTCATAATGAATTTATTGCCGCCGATCAAGGTTGCGAAGTAACCCCATTGCAAACCTGTCACAAACAAATACCATTGAATCTGTGTTAAGTAGCTTGCTGGAACTTCATCATCAGTCCATTGATCCTTCAAGTACTCTGAGGTTGTTTTAACTTCTAAAATGCCGTGCCCTTTCTCTCTATCAATAATGAGCCGGTCAATGTTTGCCAGCGCCCACTCATGCTCTAGATGCTGCAGAATTGCGTTTCTCCTTTCGACTCTGAATCCTGTTCTAAAAGAAAATTCTTTCGCAACAACATCTTCTAAAATTCTCCCGAAGTACATAGCCTCGTTATCTTCTTGCTCTGGCAATTCCCCTAGCTTGTCCATATAAACAGAGACAGGAGAACTCCATTTATTAATGCCGCATATCGCGCCAATGTCCGAACCCGTAATTCCTCTCCTGCGCCATTCAAGCCATTCCTTATCAGTAATATCAGTTGTATTCACCAACCTGATCGCTTGCAAGCCCTACCCCTCCTAAGCTGTTTTGTACTCCCTGATTTCCGTTGCAGTAACGTCCTTAATGTCCTCAAACTCCATTTGGTCAAAAGCGTGATCCCAATCGATCTTTTCACAAATTAAATCCCGAAACTCTTGATCCGACAGCTTATCCAGGTTCTCCGAAGACATATCAACTTCAATTTCATAACCTAAATTGAGCCTTACTTTTCCACGAATCTTGATCATTTCTATTTCACCTCTCAAAAAGGTTTGTGGTATACTCGAATCAACTTAAAAAATCTAACGCCATCTTCCCGAATGGCATTTTTTATGCCCTTTTATCTCTAGTCCGCCTCCGCCCACTCTCTTGATACGCAGCAGTGGCGAAAACCAAGGAAAATAACAGCCCAAGCATTCCTGGAACCCAATAACCGTTGACCATCGCTGCGCCCGAAATAGCTGCTAACAAAATGCATCCGCCTATCATTCGTTCACCTGCTTCCTATTATTTTTAATGGATTGGATCCATCGTCACGACCGAGAACCCAGGAGGAAGCTCCCGATCATGACGACAGGACCAAGCCTGTCGTTGCTGGACGATCCAGCAGATGTTATAATAATTCCAGACGATCAACATTTAACTAATAAACAGTAAGCAGGCCCCAAACCTAGCTTGCTGTTTTTCTTTTTTCACGAGAAATCCTGACCTTTATGACTTCATCCAGACACGCAAGCATCTTCGGGTTATCTAACGCCTGACCACACATTTGCCGCACTCTCCACGCGGGCATTAACTTACTAGCCGCAATTACCATTACCACCAAACAATCCCCTTTCCTATGTAGTAAGCGCCCACACGACCATCGTCGATACCGTTGATATGATTTGCATGACAGCCGCTACATCGACACCGCATATGATTGCGGCCGCTATCTCTGGGGCTCCCGTCACTTGAAACCAATCGACTAAATCCCTTACCTTTAAAGCCAAGTAATTGTTCTCAAGCCTTGATACATTACTCCTTGATAGGTGTAACTTTTCTGCCATCTCCTCTTGGCTGAGCCCCGCTTTAAGTCTTGCTTCCTTAAGCAATGGACCGTACATCATCGTTACGATTCACCCCCTTTCAACGTGCAGGATTTGCACACTTGCAAAAACTGGACAGTCAACTCTATCTCTATCTACTAAAATTAGTTTTAGTAGATTCAAAGTGATTGCAAAAAAGAGCTTGTCCACTTGGACGCCAGGGCGGTTACGCCCCATGAGAGTCCTCCTTTTCGGACTCCTGCTCTTCCAAGGCCCAAAGCGACTCCGCTAAAATCCTGTTCATCTGCTTCACTTCTGGAAGGTCGGCATTTTCTTCGAACCACTCGCTACGCTCTTTCGGACTCATGAATGGAAGGATAGAACGGATTTTAATTGTGGTATTGCCGATCTGCGTTGTGAATACTGGACGATCATTGTTATTTTGTTGCATGTCCTCATCCCCCTTTTTTCTATGTCTATGCGGGGAACGGAGTGGGACAACCCTGTTAGTTTGATTCATGTTCAACCTCCTTTGACCAAAGAATCTTTGAAAGGATGACCTGTTATGCCCGAACTACTTATTCATCAATTAATGGATGAAATACATATTTTGAAAACTGAACTTGCGAGTATTAAACAGACTCAAGTTTCAAGTAACGAGCTGATCACTTTACTTGCCGAAGACGTGAACGACATTAAGGCTGATTTACACTCACTTAGATTGCAGTCAGTCACAGATCGCTAGAGGTCAGCCGCTTAATTAGCTGACCTTTCTCGGAATCCAGTTTGCAACGTATCGGATAGCAATTTGTAATTCTTTGCGCTTTACATCTTTGTATGATGCAACTGCAAACCGATCTTTGATCTCGCGATAGATTTCACGAAACAGTTGTGAGCGTTCATTTGGTTCGTCGCTCAGTTCATAGACTTTAGTTGCAACAGCCTTTTGTAATCTACGTTGTTCACCATGATCGAGAGTGATCTGTTCTTCGACCTTCTCGTCGATCTGGGTCACGAGCTTTCTAATCTCGTGTTGTTCTTTGACAATTTCATCATGTCCTTCGACTAAATCGGCGGTAGTTCGGAGGACTGTAACCAGTGCTTGGTCCTTTGATAGAGGAACAACATTGCTCTGAATGTGTTCGCGCATCCTTTTAAATTCTTGGATGAACATAACTTTCATCTTCATGGCTTCTGGCGTTACGTAAGCCATAGCAACTAATGTAAAAGCATCTTCCGAAAGATTGATTTTTCTATAAGTCCGACCACGGTCATTCTTATAATCTGACTCCTCAAAGTTGTGGAGTGAGAATTCGCTTTCGCCAGACTGATTCAACTTTTCAATTTGGGTTTCAATATCGCGAATAACAATGTCATGACGTTTGTTGAATACCTCAGCGACCGTAAGACTGTCTGTTACTGGTTTATTGTTTGCGATAAATACTAGTTGGCTCATAGGCGCCTCCTTTGGTCTGTCTGATTTTTCCCCTCTCTCATGTGGTACTATTTTCATAGAGAGGGGGTGAAAGGAATGTTAAAAAGAATAGACCCAGAAAAATTTGCTTTATCCGTTGTTAGTTCATCTTCTGCAATAAGCGACTCCCCAGAAGCTATTGCAAAAGAAAAAATTGAAATTTACGTAGCTTCATATAAAGAAGCTGAGGATTATAACAGAACTGTTGTTAAAGCAAATCGACAAGAAGATCACAAAAAGTTTTATGGTGAAAAGTAGGTTTATTTTTCTTTGATGTGTACGAGGATGGTCTTTGCTATAAGGTAAAGATCATCTTCGTCCCAACCTAGCTCATGAGCGAGTTAAAGCACTCTTTCAACCATCGGAAACACCTCTAACGGATGAGCAAGAAACTGCTTCGCCACCTAGCTCACCTCCTTTCGGGGGTTGGATTCTATTTTTGATGATGAATGACGCGTTTCGTGACATTCATCATCAAAAAAAAACGTCCAATCAATCTTTAGAGCTTTTGCAATTCTTTTTGCTACAGGAACACTAGGCATTCTTTTATCTTGTTCAATCATTGCATAAGTGGTTCTTGCAATAGATGACCTGTTGGCCACTTCTTCTTGTGTAAGTCCGAGTTGGTTACGCTTATTTACCAACCATAACCTCATACTTATCACCACCTCTTTGTCACGTTTAGTGTACTTATGTCTTTATAATATTACACATTTCGCGTATAGTCAATACTCTTTTACACTTTTTGTGTAATTGATTGATGTCACTCATTGTGTAGTTATAATTGAATTATATGGAGGTGATCAAATTGTTTGGTGATCGTTTAAAAAACCTAAGAAAAGAAAAGAAATTACGCCAAGAAGATGTAGCTAACAAAATTGGAACCGCCAGAACTACATACGCAATGTATGAGCAAGGCAAGCGCGAACCTGATAATGAAACCCTCCTGAGACTTTCTGATTTCTTTGGTGTAAGTGTCGACTTCCTGCTAACCGGGGAAATGAAAGGACAATTAATGATTGACTTTAATAAAGAGGATGTAACTTCTTTTATTGAAGATCCGGCACACGTAAAGTTTTCTAATCGTTTCAGAAAACTCGCCGAGGATCACAACATGGATCCATCTAAATTAGCAATAGAATTTGGAGTATCTGATGAAAACATTCGTGATCTTATGAATTATAGATCGCTTCCTAGCAATGGATACTTAGAGGAAATTTCGAAGTTCTTTAACGTATCAACTGACTACCTTCTAGGACGGACTGATGATCCTCGGGGAGTACACTCAACAAACAAAGTCACCGTTGCTGGTCAAGAAATCAACCTATCTTTAGATGAATTGAAACTATTTGAAGAGTTGAGGAAGCACCCCGTCCTCTTCCACGACTTGGCTACGAATCCAGAAGCAAAAGTAAAAGAACTTATCAAGCTCTATAAGATGAAGAAGATATTATTGGATGAAGACGATGAGGAATTTGGGGAAGGGTTTGGGGAGTTGGAAGATTAGATAAAAGTTGAGGTGAGGAAGTGAGAAAAAGTTACGGAAATGAAGAACTCGAAGAAGGTTTTCGAATCTTCTTTAAACCGTATTTAGAGGGGTATAGAGAGCGTGTAAATACTCTTTATCCAGATGAACACGCCGACAGCGACATTTTCACTTATATGAAACCAGTACATCTTCACGTGCTGCTGCATGATAGCGACACACACCTTCTATTTGCAAGGGATGAAGAGGATGGATTAACGTTCATTGATTGTATGGCTATTGATGAAGATGAATTCGATCATATTTCAAGCAGCTCGGATAAATTGATGAATAAATTTGTTTATTCCGTATCCGGATTGAACGATTATTTAACCGTTTTTCATTTTAGTAGGTTGGGGGAATATGCAGGCATTTCCTTTTCAGAGTCTAACAGAGGCACTTTAGTAGGTTCCGCAAGGAAATGGGGAGTCGAAAAGGCTGATGATCACTATTCCGCATATAAATTTAGTAAAGCACTAGAAAGAGCCATCTCCCCTTCGATCGAACTTGCAACCATTAATACAGATGAAGTACTTGAACGTGTGCAAGACCCTTCATTTCAATATGAATTTGGCGAATCCGCTAAAGCTTATAATGCAGGATTATATTTAGCTGCCGCTTCAACCGCTGGTATTGCTTTGGAAAATATACTAAGACTGATAATTACTAAAGTGTTCGGGCGGGATAAGCTTCCAAGTAAGTCATATATTATAGATTCTCTTCTTGTTTTAGATAGGAAAAAGGTGTTGCCCGGAAGATTGCGGAATGAAGTTTGGGCACAAAACGGCATTCGGAATAGCAATGCGCACACTAATGAAGATCCGGTGAAAAAAGAAACAGTTGAAACGTTATATAGACTCATCAACGAGTTGTCATTCTTTATTACTTAATTTTTCTTTGGCCTTTTTAAATTGACCTAATAATATACCGGCTTCTTCAATGCCCCATTCATGAAAATCTGATTCCAATGCAGAAATAATTGTTTCGATTTCATCAAATGTTAATGCGACGAGCGACACTTGCGTTTCAATAACTTTCATATTATCTCCACCCTTCTTAACTTGATTGTACTATACAAAGGCAGTGGTTTCATGCGACTTAAACAACAAATACATACCGACTACTGGGAAGAACGCGCCAACAAAGTACTCTCCCACTTCAACTATAACTTCCCAGATGAAATCGATATGTACGACATCTGTTGGCGTTACGGCATTCGGATCATGCCTCTTGATTACCCATTTCTAGATCAATATGTTCAACTGGAATCAATTGAGAACTTAGATGCCTTTTCCATTCCAAAAGAAAAAGGACGACGAGGGATAATATTTATTAGAGAAGATCTAAATTCGATTGAAAAGAAACTATTGCTTGCAGAAGAATTTTGTCACATCTATTCGCACCACACATCACAATTAAACTTAGACAAGCATGGTGTTGCAAAAATAGAAAACCAAGCAAAGAGGATGTCCGCTTACTTATTAATGCCTAGTAAATTTATCGAAACTATTTATGATGCCGCGGTCGATGAAGCTGTTCTAATCACGGATATTGCGGATTACTTCCTCGTAACAGAGGAATTCGCTCACTATCGAATGGAACTGATATTTAACCGCAGAGTAGATGGCTTCTCTTTCTTAAAAGGGAATATTGGGACCATTCAGTGGTTTGAGTAAGCAATTTTTGTTCAGAGAAGTTTCACGTGAAGGAACAAACAGGTTGAAGCCCTTGATCAGGCTATACGATCTCTTCATAATTGAAGTATATATGAATATAAATTAGGGGAGAAGTCTATCATGTTAACAGATAAAGAAGCAAAACAACTCTTCGAAGCAATAAAGGATTTAGTAGAAAACAAACCAATTGACTTTCCCCAATTAGGTGATTCGATACAACTGGATGTTGTAAGCACTTTTGATAACGACAGGTTTATTATAGACATACAACGAAAAGGGCAAATTAACATAAAAAAATGTACTTACCAAACAAGGTATCAAAGGGTTGTTCCTTTATTTAGAATTGACATCGAAGGTCCGCCACATCAAAATCCAGATCTTGAGATAATCCCTTGTCCACATATCCATGTATACCGTGAGGGGTTTGGGGATAAATGGGCCTATCCTTTGGACGAATATATCGATACAGAAGCAAGTGATTTGGGTAGGGTGCTCTTTGATTTTTTGAAGTATAATAATATTAGAAACATACCTCAAATTCGGTATCAGGGAAGTGATTTGTTTAATGGATCTTCAGGGGAAACTTAAAAGTTCATATTTGGACTGGTTAAATGAAAGAATTTCATTGCGAAGTATAAACGGAGCCATTGAAATTACCTCTCCTATGTTGGATCGGCATAATGACTTCCTTCAGATTTATGTCGTGCCCGATGGAGATGCATTCAGGCTCACTGATGATGGATATATAATTAATGATCTTCTTATGTCCGGTTGTGAAGTTGACTCAACTCCGAGAAGAAAAGAGATTTTTCAGTTATTGTTGAATGGTTATGGAGTCCAAAGATCTGACAGGGACGAGCTTTTTATAAAAGCTGACATTGGTGACTTCCCGCAAAAGAAACACTTGCTCCTCCAGGCGATGCTATCAGTAAATGATATGTTTATGGTAGCAAGACCACATGTACAAAGCATTTTCTTAGAAGATGTGGAAAACTTTTTATTAGATAATGATATTCGTTTTTTCGAAAACATCAACTTTAGTGGAAGAAGTGGCTATAGTCACACGTTCGACTTTGGAATACCAAAATCAAAAGCTAGTTCAGAAAGGCTCATAAAAACAATTAACCATCCCACAAGGGATGCTTCACAAGCCCTGTTGTGGGCGTGGAGTGATACGAAAGAGGCTAGAAAAGGCGATCCAACCCTTTATGCTTTTTTAAACAATTCAGATTCAACTATAAAAAACGACGTCATTGATGCTTTATCAAGATATGATGTTAAAACCGTGCTTTGGACTGAAAGAGATAAATACATCAGTGAATTGACCGCTTAAAACGGATAATTGATACTGGTGTATTTTTATTTTTCCCTAACGGTATGATCATAAGGAGGTTATCGCATGCAACGCCCCACTAACTTAGACGTTTTTATCTATTTGAGGAAGAGTCGTAAGGATATAGAAGAAGAACGTAAGGCAATTGAAAATAATACTCACTTTGACACGCTGGATAAACACAGAAATGAGTTGCTGGAACTCGTTAAGCGCGAGAAGCATCATGTTGTGGACATTTTTTCCGAGGTCGTATCCGGTGAATATCTGTCCGAGAGAGATGTTGCACAAGAGATGTTGAGGCAAGTTGAGGAAGGATCTGTTGACGGGGTCGTTGTCATGGATCTGGATCGACTAGGCCGCGGTGACATGATCGATGCAGGGACCATTTTTCGCTCCTTTAAGTATTCCGAGACGCTGATCATCACGCCCCACGAAGTCATCAATTGTAACTCTGAGGGCGCAGAGCTGTTGTTTGGGATCAAGTCCATTATAGCCCGTGAAGAATTAAAGCAGATCAACAAGAGGCTACAGGGCGGTCGTAGAAGGTCGGCAAGGGATGGCAGATCGATCACCCGCAGGCCGCCATATGGATACGACAGGGATGAGGATTTAAAGCTGATCCCCAACCCAGATCAGGCATCGGTTATTAAAAAGATTTTTGAGTTGATATCTAATGGACAAGGACGACAAGCTGTAGTAAAGCAGTTGGACTCGCTAGGCTATAAGCCGCCAGAGGGCGATCTTTGGGAGCAATCCACTATTAGTTATATTATCAAAAATGAAGTGTACCTGGGGCACATCGTATGGGGCAAGCGACGAAATATAAAAAGGAATGGCAAGTATATTTCGAGGGCCGTTCCACCAGATCAATGGACACGCCATGACAACGCCCATGAGCCCATTATATCGCAGGAACTGTTTGACCAAGCGAATCTTGCTCTAAGTAGTCGCTGGAGACCCCCAACACGAGATGGGACTACGCTTACCAATCCTTTAGCTGGTATTGTGAAGTGTGGCGTATGTGATCGTGCCATGTACTATCTACCAAAAAAGGATCGTCCGAACCCCCAATTTCGATGCATCAACTCTCGATGCCAAGGCATACAGAAAGGCGCCATGTTTTATTTGGTAGAAGAAAGATTGATAGAGTCACTTAGACATGTCGTAAACGAATTTGCGACCAA
The genomic region above belongs to Ammoniphilus oxalaticus and contains:
- a CDS encoding DUF1829 domain-containing protein; translated protein: MDLQGKLKSSYLDWLNERISLRSINGAIEITSPMLDRHNDFLQIYVVPDGDAFRLTDDGYIINDLLMSGCEVDSTPRRKEIFQLLLNGYGVQRSDRDELFIKADIGDFPQKKHLLLQAMLSVNDMFMVARPHVQSIFLEDVENFLLDNDIRFFENINFSGRSGYSHTFDFGIPKSKASSERLIKTINHPTRDASQALLWAWSDTKEARKGDPTLYAFLNNSDSTIKNDVIDALSRYDVKTVLWTERDKYISELTA
- a CDS encoding helix-turn-helix domain-containing protein, yielding MFGDRLKNLRKEKKLRQEDVANKIGTARTTYAMYEQGKREPDNETLLRLSDFFGVSVDFLLTGEMKGQLMIDFNKEDVTSFIEDPAHVKFSNRFRKLAEDHNMDPSKLAIEFGVSDENIRDLMNYRSLPSNGYLEEISKFFNVSTDYLLGRTDDPRGVHSTNKVTVAGQEINLSLDELKLFEELRKHPVLFHDLATNPEAKVKELIKLYKMKKILLDEDDEEFGEGFGELED
- a CDS encoding DUF6978 family protein, with the protein product MLTDKEAKQLFEAIKDLVENKPIDFPQLGDSIQLDVVSTFDNDRFIIDIQRKGQINIKKCTYQTRYQRVVPLFRIDIEGPPHQNPDLEIIPCPHIHVYREGFGDKWAYPLDEYIDTEASDLGRVLFDFLKYNNIRNIPQIRYQGSDLFNGSSGET
- a CDS encoding recombinase family protein, which encodes MQRPTNLDVFIYLRKSRKDIEEERKAIENNTHFDTLDKHRNELLELVKREKHHVVDIFSEVVSGEYLSERDVAQEMLRQVEEGSVDGVVVMDLDRLGRGDMIDAGTIFRSFKYSETLIITPHEVINCNSEGAELLFGIKSIIAREELKQINKRLQGGRRRSARDGRSITRRPPYGYDRDEDLKLIPNPDQASVIKKIFELISNGQGRQAVVKQLDSLGYKPPEGDLWEQSTISYIIKNEVYLGHIVWGKRRNIKRNGKYISRAVPPDQWTRHDNAHEPIISQELFDQANLALSSRWRPPTRDGTTLTNPLAGIVKCGVCDRAMYYLPKKDRPNPQFRCINSRCQGIQKGAMFYLVEERLIESLRHVVNEFATNQKMIASASPDNKSNPEEIIGRKKKQIEKLESEIEELNQMRQTAYEMLERKIYTEEIFLERQKANSEKMKDVEKSIAELQDEIELEEHRMKHQKTIIPKIRAVLETYNKLDDPEKKNNLLKSVVEKAHFIRKKEWTKRDHFELEVFPRLP
- a CDS encoding ImmA/IrrE family metallo-endopeptidase, producing the protein MRLKQQIHTDYWEERANKVLSHFNYNFPDEIDMYDICWRYGIRIMPLDYPFLDQYVQLESIENLDAFSIPKEKGRRGIIFIREDLNSIEKKLLLAEEFCHIYSHHTSQLNLDKHGVAKIENQAKRMSAYLLMPSKFIETIYDAAVDEAVLITDIADYFLVTEEFAHYRMELIFNRRVDGFSFLKGNIGTIQWFE